From the genome of Phlebotomus papatasi isolate M1 chromosome 2, Ppap_2.1, whole genome shotgun sequence:
TCGATATGCGGCAGGTAAACAAAGCCATTAAGCGGGAAAATCACATGATGCCAGTATTGGAGGATTTTCTGCCAAAATTGGGGTCAGCCAGAATATTTTCGAGACTGGATATAAAAAATGCCTTTCATCAAATGGAACTGGAGCCTAATTCTCGACACATAACAACATTTATAACACATAAGGGTATGTTTCGGTACAGGAGGTTGATGTTCGGAATATCCTGTGCACCAGAGATTTTTCAGAAAGCCATGGAGCAAATTTTGTCACGTTGTCCTAATACCATCAATTATATAGATGATATTGTCATCTTCGGATCAACTCATGAGGATCATCAAGCAGCTCTGGAGATGGTATTGACCACTTTGAAAGAATATAATGTTTTACTAAACCAGTCGAAATGTATCTTCGGGGTAGCTGAGATTGAATTCTTAGGCCATCACATTTCAGCCAAAGGCATCAAACCAACTGAATCAAAAGTGGCTGCTGTCCAAAAATTCAGGGAACCATCAAGTAAGGAGGAAGTGCGGAGCTTCCTAGGCCTGATTACTTATGTAAGTCGCTTCTTACCCGACTGTGCTACAGCAACATATACCCTGCGACAACTCGCCAACAGCAAAGAACCTTTTAAATGGGAGGAAATTCACCAAACCGCATTTGACAATCTGAAGACGATGATGAGTGATGTGAAGACTTTGAGTTTTTTCCGGAACGACAGAAGAACAAGGGTCATTGCAGATGCATCTCCTGTGGGTTTAGGAGCAGTGCTCGTCCAATTTGAAGATGAGACGGAGAAAAGACCTCTTATTATTGCCTATGCCAGTAAAAGTCTAACTCCAACGGAACGACGCTACTGTCAAACGGAAAGGGAGGCGTTGGCGTTGGTATGGGCTGTGGAACGGTTTCACATCTATCTAACTGGAAGAGAATTTGAATTGGAAACCGACCACAAACCACTGGAGGTCATATTTAAACCCACAACAAAACCCTGTGCTCGAATTGAAAGATGGCTCTTAAGGCTACAGTCTTTTACGTTCAGGGTTATTTACAAGAAGGGGTCCTCCAACATTGCGGATCCTTTCTCGAGACTTCCGGAAACAACAGTCAATACTCCTGACTTCGACCCAGCAGAGGAAATGTTTGTCCGCACCATTTTAGAATCGGCGGCAATAGATGTAACGGAGATTGAAAAAGCATCACAAGACGATCCAGAAGTACAGGCACTTCGGCAGGCAATTGATTCGGGAAGATGGTCCGACGCCATCCTTAAGCCATTCCAAGCTTTTAAATTAGAGTACGGATGTGTGGGCAATTGTGTCATCCGAGGGAACAAATTTGTGGTGCCGAAGAATCTTAGAAAACGCATGTTGAATCTGGCTCATGAGGGTCACCCAGGCGAAACAGCAATGAAAAGGAGACTGAGAGACCGAGTCTGGTGGCCCGGGATAGATCTGGATGTAGTGAAGATGGTGCAGTTATGTGAAGGTTGTCGATTGGTGTCGATTCCGAACAAGCCCGAGCCCATGATAAGGAGAGAATTGCCAGTTGGACCTTGGATCGACCTAGCCATCGACTATCTAGGGCCCTTACCTTCAGGAGAATATTTGTTGGTAGTTATCGACTATTTCAGTCGTTACAAAGAAATTGAAATCACCAACAAAATCACTGCAAGGGAGACCATTCTGCGACtggataaaattttcacaagattGGGTTATCCAAGGACGATAACTCTCGATAACGCCAAGCAGTTTGTGAGCAGTGAACTGGAGGAATACTGCAGGGAAAAAGGAATCTGCCTGAATAATACAATCCCTTACTGGCCCCAACAAAATGGCGAAGTGGAAAGGCAAAATAGATCTCTCCTTAAAAGAATCCGCATCAGCCATAATCTGGATCGCGATTGGAAGAAGGATCTTCAAGACTATCTAGTCATGTACTACACAACTCCACACAGCACTACAGGGAAAACACCCACTGAGTTGTGTTATGGCCGTACGATTAGGGGAAAAATCCCGTCACTAGGAGATCTTGAGACTTCTCCACCCAGCACAGACTATCGCGATAAAGACAAATTTGAAAAGGAAAAGGGGAGAGAGAGCGAGGACGCCAAGCGCAAAGCCAAAACCTCGGGAATAGTCGTAGGAGATGTGGTGGTGGCACGGAACCTACAACCAGGCAACAAACTGCAAAGTGTCTTCGGAAGAACCCAATATAAAGTATTGAGGAAGTCAGGGGCAGCGGTTCTCATCCAGGACTTAGAGACTGGGAAGCAGTTGGAGAGAAATGTATCCCATTTGAAAAAGGTTCCAGAAGGACAGCCAGAGAACGCTCTACATAGAAAGCGAAGCGACTTTGTGGAAGGAGCTTTCCTGGGATTttgaaattcatggaaaaaAGGAGGGATGTGGTACACTATGAAGTTGCCACCGAACGAGAGCTGCGCCATCTGGGAGAAACAGGGTGACAGGTGAAGTGAGAAGCAAGTGTCAGTGTATGTGTGGCTGTGAAGTGTTGCGGTGAAATAAAAAGCCaataagaaaatgtaaaataggTGTTTTATTAATCGCCGGTGAGTACCACACATAtcattacagaatttccctactggGTGGTCTACACTGGACTTAGccacggattactatattcctggatagtaggtagacaTTTTTGTGTCCCATAGTAGTAAGATAATCCCTGACTTAGcacattcttccaacacgggataaaCAACCTTGCAGCATGATtacattataaaaaatatgtccCGATAcgactaattttaataataaccgCTACCGCacttctttattttaaaaaacaaggggaaaatgcccagtttttgaaatgctgaatcacatttattgagaaacataggaaaaatttatttattacaaaGCTTGGAATCGTACGAATCATGGACACTCGACACTTTCCTATGCAGTTTCTTtcaaatattctcaaaaaacaatcataaaccgattttgattatattttagGATGATGTGAGCTTGTCCCTAGAAACCCTTCTAAGACGACTAGATTTCTTTATGAACAGATGGTGAAAAGCTTCCCCTAAATAAATCCtcagaaaaatcatttgaagtttTTACAATTAGGTTTTGtacaattcttaaaaaaaaaacactgcatatccattttaaatccaaattgAATAACTTTGggctttttgaaaaagaaagctTATAAGAATTAACAAAATACCATTCAAAAGTCAGTAAAAACATTTTCATTGGCTGAATATTTTAGTTGATAATGCTAACTTCTCAATGCCACACCCTCAAAACATAGGCCCCGCCCTTTTCAGTAATTATGACAATCAAAAGTTAAACTAAAAATCGGAATTTTTATTCAATACTTCCATAAAATGAATGTACTTTATATCGAAGTACTTCTGACTATTTTATGTGACAGGAGTTAAATATACGATAAGTGGGCGTGATTTCGAATGAATAGGGTATCTCGAAATTTCGATAGCCACAACACTTTCAACAACCTATTTTTTCCTTATATCGGTTTGCCTACTGAATTCATTTGTGAAGGAggtgtggtttttttttcttgacaaGAAATATCAAATCTCTTGAAAAAGCATGAAAGTATAAATATTCTGGAGAGGATTATTCAAGAAATGAAACCAAAATAAAGTTTTTAGTTTGAGTTTAAGAAAGGAAACAAAGCCGTGAAAGTGAAAATGCCGAAAAACCCTTTGAAGAATTTTGAATTACAGGGTGGGTCAGCGAAGATTCGAAGTAAATATCTAAAAACGTATAGTATTGAAAAGGTATGTAAGGATATCGTACTTACCATTTTCATAGGATAATTTATTGAAGGAGTCCTCGTAAAGATGAGATCGTCTAACAGTTATGTGCACAAGAGGCTCCACGAAAAATCTATGAGGCTCTCGTTGAGCTCTGGAAGGAAGTTTCTTTTTAGTTCTGACTATTCTGAAGCCCTGATAGCCCCCGTCTCTTACCTGATTTTGTCAACTGAGAGCAATTCTTGGAACATAACAACGCGACTGTTGAAGGAGATTGTGAAGGGAATCTCCTTGAGGATTTTGATGGATCTGATTTGTTTGGCTGTCATGGGAATTCCTCCATTGTCTGTCATCGCTGGCATCTGATCACTTGTGGACTCTGCAGCAGGAGCACTGAGAGAAATGAGATCATCCTGGACACTGTGCTGGAGGTAGAAAATATTGGCACTTTTATCCATTACGAGATTGAATGAGGGTATTTCCCAGTGATTTGGCGGGCAGAAGGACAGCCGAAGATCCCTGTTATAGATTTGTCTGAGAAGAGTCACACAGACCTTGAAGATGTGTCGCCATTTTGTATCCCTCTCCAGTTCCATTGTCGTCTCACTGATATTCTGACCAGAGGGATCAATGATGGGTTTGTAGTTGTTCTTGAGGGTGATCTTGGTTTCTGGAAAGGCTAGATCGATGAGCTCTAAGCAGAGAATGGTCAGTCTGTAGCTCACTTCGATGATTTGGCCAATGTTGAAGGGCATGGAACTGTTGAGTTCGTGGCCAGCAATGAATTCTTCATCGTGAAGGGTGGAGATCTTCTGGCTCAGGAGGGTACAGAAGGTGGTCAGGAGGGGAACTGAGGTGTCTGCACATCGGACAATGGCGCTTGTGAAGGAGCTGGAAAGATTCCGGCTCAGCAGTTCAACACTAGCCCAAATGCCACGAATGAACTTTGATCTTTCAGCCAGAATGCGCAGGAGTAGGTGACTGGATCCAGTGGAGGAGAGTCTCCCGTACAccattagactattgcagatgTGACATGTGGCAGAAATGGCTTCATGATCATCCACGAGAGTATCAACAAATTCGGCAATTTTATTGAGATGTCGAGAATCTCCTAAAATTTTTACACTCTCCCTCAGAGCATCCTCCTCCACAGTGACTTCCGTCATTGCCACTGAGATATTCTCCTCATCGTCACTATCACTCTGACTCTCCATCTGACCCTCAAGGCGCTTCTCGGCAAAATGCCGGACGCTGCAATTGAGAATCTGGGAGAGACTCTTGAGGTAATGTGACTTTGTCTCGTCATTCTTCACTAGATCCAGGTAGTGACGATCGATGTAGAGGAGGGAATAGAGGAGTGAACTACCAAAAAGTTGATTACTCTCCTCAGATGACGATAGAGATGAAAGATATGTGAGGAACTTCATGTAGGGAAATCTCTTGCAGGTGACAATGTACGGAAGCAGGAGGATTTTGCTAGATCTCGTCAATTCTGGACTAAGAATGTGCCTCAGGAAGTTGTATAGAACAGAAACactgcacagtaaaaaataattacaacgattatcgcgtgtaatgggagtTAAATCGATTATCGTAGTAGTTTTCGCTGAATATCTCTAGTTGAATGTAACccgctgaattttttttaagttgaaaatttttagtttaatatttctaaagttgAAAATAAGGGTCTGAATTTTTtccatttaactctttcgtctcctttgggactctgggtacccatggaaaaaataattttttcagactatttagaattgataaaaatcctattcttctggataagtacaaactataaggatgtccaaatctaggatattttttgcaggatcccaattaactcctgagctcagatattcttggtcaaaaatcgtgaattttcgattttctgcttccttgcagatattgtgacttttttgatatttctagaccagaataaggataAATCTCttggggccaataagtatgataactaacaattacagattacataaattcgaaaaacaattttttcttaaattttcgaaaaaaaacttgttcaaactttatgggtactctcgtccccaaaaatctagaggtcaaatataaggttatcccgccaatgcccgccatttgcttttagacaccaaccttgtaacaaaTTCCAAGCGGGACCCGTGAAATAATTTCGttagatatctttaagttttctgcagaaaatatctacacctctgccaaaaatctgccgagaaatctgtagatattcctacaaattttatttgggcttgggacaaaattcgtcagaaatttttgcagattttctgacgaatcctggtacatactctgacgaattcttgtagatattttgctgattttctgtagatttttctacattccagactttccagacagatgtgtcagaaaagatggaatatttttcactgaagtttgcaaaattctatagagttattcttagtgatatcacagtgtttatataaaataaagaattctgcgacgtaatgttataagtagagaaaagtgaagtgaaaactttaagcagaatatgtcaacctaaatttcgtgtttttgtatcattcaattggcgatttttaagaaattagtatttttgctcgcaactttttacttatctaaaatgtgtactcggtaatgcttgttaagaagagcataccattttctttataacttctacagtttcttcataaatcaacaatatttttgtgaagtaatagAGGTAATGCAGAATTtctaccgaaaatctacagattttctctgaatgtactagggtggaataaccggctatcgccatgtttaggaaaaaattaaattcatttaatcataacttttgaatccttgttacaagataagtcaaatttgacacaaagttacttagatgtattggctctagatacgtgaaaacaataatcctagaacataacgctggactacttaaaaaactgatttttattaataatgcaaaaataaccatttcgtcgccactttttaccacttttcgccagttttgtaaaatttgtaaccacttctcgccacccacttgaaaagaaccacactcggttattttaggcaatgctatgaaaagaatacattcaccatttctctttccttgtgatcactttattattactctctttaaatgatttttcttcacttttatttgagaaatcaaattatggggcttttgcagaaagtaaacaatgcagatttgacaactgagaatgtacgaagtgaagttagcgtcgcctattgaaaagatatggcgacaggtggtaatatcaattccagaatattaccacttctcgccatgcctcatttttatacaaaaataatataaaatgaaatattaattgactaaatacaaattttatgtattccataagtgcaattaaatattcaatagacaaattatttacccaaataggtatttttggcctgatgaaaatttgacgacacttagtacatttggtaagagatgttggattcgatgcacttgcttaaaatattgctctaaaaagtgatcaaaatcgtgaatccaagacgaataattattatttttcgattctatgcgtagaagcagaaacaatacaaaaaaattgcgactcatttttttcataaattgcgaaaaatagcgatttcaatgtaagtggcgagaagtggggcactggcgagaactggtgattccaccctactggtcaataattcttctggTTTTAGTGATCAAGATTgtagtcatttgacacgcaaaaataatacacaaaattgatattattggcttttggaaaattcaagttttgtctccttttcgttcttttgaggacgagagtacccatgagtt
Proteins encoded in this window:
- the LOC129803163 gene encoding uncharacterized protein K02A2.6-like; amino-acid sequence: MFSEIGIYPKKILKMQRGEIHMPEFKCTGFSETDLRSAWLRWKRGFMRVASACGETNKIKLRDLLLAYAGFELQEVYHDLMEGKGKDPDSEDFVESDDPLKEALDLLDEHFMPKRHESYERNIFWTLTQKPEEPYLEFLLRAQRQLNKCKFGKTEQEQRANAMVDKIILTADEEIRTKLLAKKDMDLDEVLRLVKGFLSAKTASNEIGKGKPSTSSGMANTGSQSSVYQIKENGGKFQAKGECYRCGRTGHYGKDPKCPARDKICSKCSLKGHLAAKCRTKRAIKRPNEQNTVSIPTKRVRVNAVEDVSKREEEKSDSSFIFNVGDGDEFIWCQIGGVLIEMLIDSGSSQNIIDETTWQYMQNNGIQIQDVEGQNSPKQLRAYAQTEPLRIMKIFKANISVVGAKTGVSCNTTFYVVAGGSQSLLGKSTAKYLGVLVLGLPNTSDQLIGQIEDQRITPFPKMKGIKIVIPIDKSVTPVTQHVRRPPIALLSKVEEKLDELLKSDIIEPVHGPSEWVSPIVVIPKDNGDIRLCVDMRQVNKAIKRENHMMPVLEDFLPKLGSARIFSRLDIKNAFHQMELEPNSRHITTFITHKGMFRYRRLMFGISCAPEIFQKAMEQILSRCPNTINYIDDIVIFGSTHEDHQAALEMVLTTLKEYNVLLNQSKCIFGVAEIEFLGHHISAKGIKPTESKVAAVQKFREPSSKEEVRSFLGLITYVSRFLPDCATATYTLRQLANSKEPFKWEEIHQTAFDNLKTMMSDVKTLSFFRNDRRTRVIADASPVGLGAVLVQFEDETEKRPLIIAYASKSLTPTERRYCQTEREALALVWAVERFHIYLTGREFELETDHKPLEVIFKPTTKPCARIERWLLRLQSFTFRVIYKKGSSNIADPFSRLPETTVNTPDFDPAEEMFVRTILESAAIDVTEIEKASQDDPEVQALRQAIDSGRWSDAILKPFQAFKLEYGCVGNCVIRGNKFVVPKNLRKRMLNLAHEGHPGETAMKRRLRDRVWWPGIDLDVVKMVQLCEGCRLVSIPNKPEPMIRRELPVGPWIDLAIDYLGPLPSGEYLLVVIDYFSRYKEIEITNKITARETILRLDKIFTRLGYPRTITLDNAKQFVSSELEEYCREKGICLNNTIPYWPQQNGEVERQNRSLLKRIRISHNLDRDWKKDLQDYLVMYYTTPHSTTGKTPTELCYGRTIRGKIPSLGDLETSPPSTDYRDKDKFEKEKGRESEDAKRKAKTSGIVVGDVVVARNLQPGNKLQSVFGRTQYKVLRKSGAAVLIQDLETGKQLERNVSHLKKVPEGQPENALHRKRSDFVEGAFLGF